A part of Silvimonas soli genomic DNA contains:
- a CDS encoding ABC transporter permease, with product MHSKQSKWLWGASLLVYAFLYMPLLIVVVYSFNDSKLNAEWVGFTTQWYGVLFNDDQMLTAARNSLLIGVTSSFFATILGTLAGLAMYKYKLRLLPVLVLTPIAIPEILMALSLLMFFVVLNFSMGYLSIGLAHIAFSIGFVAIVVRSRLQGMDESLVEAARDLGASPLQAFWQVTFPLILPGIIAGALMAFTLSIDDFVITYFVAGAGASTLPLQIYSMLKIAVTPEVNAISSLLMLLTLALIVIAAKVAPGALRASH from the coding sequence ATGCACTCTAAACAAAGCAAATGGCTGTGGGGCGCGTCCCTGCTGGTTTACGCATTTTTGTACATGCCGCTGCTGATTGTGGTGGTGTACTCGTTCAACGACTCCAAACTGAACGCGGAATGGGTCGGCTTTACCACTCAGTGGTACGGCGTGTTGTTCAACGACGACCAGATGCTCACAGCGGCGCGCAACTCGCTGCTGATTGGCGTCACCTCCAGCTTCTTCGCCACCATTCTGGGCACGCTGGCGGGTCTGGCCATGTACAAGTACAAGCTGCGCTTGCTGCCAGTGCTGGTGCTGACGCCGATTGCCATTCCGGAAATCCTGATGGCGTTGTCACTGCTGATGTTCTTTGTCGTGCTCAACTTCAGCATGGGCTATCTGTCGATTGGCCTGGCACACATTGCGTTCTCGATTGGCTTCGTGGCGATTGTGGTGCGCTCGCGTTTGCAAGGGATGGATGAATCGCTGGTGGAAGCCGCGCGCGACCTGGGCGCATCGCCATTGCAAGCGTTCTGGCAAGTCACCTTTCCGCTGATTCTGCCGGGCATCATCGCTGGCGCATTAATGGCTTTCACACTTTCGATTGATGACTTTGTGATTACTTACTTTGTAGCCGGCGCTGGAGCGTCTACCCTGCCGCTGCAGATTTATTCCATGCTCAAGATTGCCGTTACGCCCGAAGTGAACGCGATTTCCTCGCTGTTGATGCTGCTGACGCTGGCACTGATTGTCATCGCCGCCAAAGTCGCCCCGGGTGCCTTGCGCGCCAGTCACTAA